In Gossypium hirsutum isolate 1008001.06 chromosome D06, Gossypium_hirsutum_v2.1, whole genome shotgun sequence, one genomic interval encodes:
- the LOC107901447 gene encoding F-box protein At1g22220, translating to MDGFDQLPDSLILLIFNSVSDVKSLIRCRSVSKRFNSLVPQTDSILLKIDRVISSESDSDSLFLTLLKSFFNFILPKPTQSPLPNRTHTYPAQILSRFQRIRELHVELPAGDLQLEKGTVVKWRAEFGETLKTCVIFGFRLGHDGNYETEFAGGLKRRVMWTISALMAASVRHFLLREVVREHKGMEELVITDREGEGEVVMEEQGLREWREARESHVRVEEEEEERGRTVVPSVRMRMRHEPRLGATLVVVRAVKGGTHNGREADVEDADLAVRAFGNGVYGDAVRELLKARSYLLEMNSF from the coding sequence atggacgGCTTTGATCAGCTACCGGATTCTCTGATCCTCCTGATCTTCAACTCAGTCTCCGACGTCAAAAGCCTGATACGTTGCCGTTCCGTCTCCAAACGATTCAACTCTCTCGTACCGCAAACTGATTCGATCCTCTTGAAAATCGACCGCGTCATCTCGTCGGAGTCAGACTCCGACTCGTTGTTCCTCACCCTCCTCAAGTCCTTTTTCAACTTCATCCTACCCAAGCCTACACAGAGTCCACTCCCGAACCGGACGCACACTTATCCGGCTCAAATCCTCTCCCGGTTCCAACGAATCAGGGAACTCCACGTGGAATTACCGGCCGGGGATCTTCAATTAGAGAAAGGCACGGTGGTTAAGTGGAGAGCGGAGTTCGGCGAGACGTTGAAAACCTGCGTCATATTCGGGTTCCGTTTGGGTCATGACGGGAATTACGAAACGGAGTTCGCGGGAGGGTTGAAGAGGCGCGTGATGTGGACGATAAGCGCGTTGATGGCTGCTTCCGTTAGGCATTTCCTGTTACGGGAAGTGGTTAGGGAACACAAGGGGATGGAAGAGTTAGTTATAACGGACagggaaggggaaggggaggTGGTAATGGAGGAACAAGGGCTGAGGGAGTGGAGGGAGGCACGTGAGAGTCACGTGAGGGTGGAGGAAGAAGAGGAGGAGAGAGGGAGGACAGTGGTCCCGAGTGTAAGGATGAGGATGAGGCATGAGCCAAGGTTGGGTGCGACGCTGGTGGTGGTAAGGGCGGTGAAAGGTGGGACCCACAATGGGAGGGAAGCAGACGTGGAAGATGCTGATTTGGCAGTGAGGGCTTTCGGGAATGGCGTATATGGGGATGCTGTCAGGGAATTGCTTAAGGCGAGGAGCTATCTTCTGGAAATGAACTCGTTTTAG